The following proteins are co-located in the Pedobacter frigiditerrae genome:
- a CDS encoding exosortase Y-associated Wzy-like protein encodes MSTDKFQNYSRQKVLILIYLPWLVSLMVQINPIASYFVAWLGSFFIFYLTLFSSIKFIPLDMPLVKQVMRPIVIIQLIFAGFMCCTSIFYFMNHLGYEYFTKVNPFPFQVNEQTYAIAKCQRLSLLAHAALVTGIIVKIKQFPVIKHKLNLNLDFFLIWLCVITYVIGGATSKIGSIAQFSYGFINVSITCSALVLVRGMVQRKRGYMIFGGGLFAFNFLASTLTGYKESIIINVIIISFLMYPYYKKVILTLAIPTIYILIYILPTFAGIVRGQSWSGEKSAAEARRNALDAVLNSEAPVLEETNWTFLTDRISEINMFTTFVKHVPAERDFYGLEIVNNSILAVIPRAFWPGKFVTETVSMERVYDAGISYQGSNLSAKTRPVVDGYVSAGFIGVFISIFLYGLATQWICNKAEEWFGGYELGCVVMFNAIFQQLWRGNNFEFLLNNIVYGYIAMYAIFWILKRSNTITELGGYEVSSEGGELERRV; translated from the coding sequence ATGTCAACAGATAAGTTTCAAAATTATTCTCGTCAAAAAGTTTTAATCTTAATTTATTTACCATGGCTTGTGTCTTTAATGGTACAGATTAATCCTATTGCTTCTTATTTTGTGGCTTGGCTAGGTTCATTTTTCATATTTTATTTAACCCTGTTCTCTAGCATAAAGTTTATTCCCTTAGATATGCCATTAGTTAAGCAGGTAATGAGACCAATCGTGATTATCCAATTGATTTTTGCAGGTTTCATGTGCTGTACTTCGATTTTTTATTTCATGAACCATTTGGGTTATGAGTATTTTACTAAAGTAAACCCTTTCCCTTTTCAGGTAAATGAGCAGACCTATGCCATTGCCAAATGTCAGCGATTATCTTTATTAGCTCATGCTGCCTTAGTTACGGGTATTATTGTAAAAATCAAACAATTCCCAGTCATCAAACATAAATTGAATCTCAACTTAGATTTTTTCTTGATTTGGCTTTGCGTGATTACCTACGTTATAGGGGGTGCAACTTCTAAAATTGGCAGTATAGCTCAGTTTTCTTATGGTTTTATTAATGTTTCCATCACTTGTAGTGCTTTGGTTTTGGTGCGAGGAATGGTACAAAGAAAAAGAGGTTATATGATTTTTGGCGGTGGTTTATTTGCTTTTAACTTTTTAGCCTCTACTTTAACTGGGTATAAAGAGAGTATTATTATTAATGTGATCATCATTAGCTTTTTGATGTATCCTTATTATAAAAAAGTAATCTTGACCTTGGCCATTCCTACTATCTATATTTTGATATACATTTTACCTACTTTCGCAGGTATAGTTAGAGGGCAATCATGGTCAGGGGAGAAATCTGCTGCTGAAGCCCGTAGAAATGCATTGGATGCCGTATTGAATAGTGAGGCGCCAGTACTTGAAGAAACGAATTGGACATTTTTAACCGACCGAATCAGCGAAATTAACATGTTTACCACCTTTGTAAAACATGTGCCTGCAGAAAGAGATTTTTATGGCTTAGAAATTGTAAACAATTCTATTTTGGCAGTGATACCAAGGGCCTTTTGGCCAGGAAAATTTGTGACAGAAACCGTATCTATGGAACGGGTATATGATGCTGGCATATCTTATCAGGGATCAAATCTTTCCGCCAAAACAAGACCAGTTGTAGATGGCTACGTAAGTGCAGGTTTTATTGGAGTCTTTATTTCCATTTTCTTATATGGTCTGGCTACACAATGGATTTGTAATAAAGCCGAAGAATGGTTTGGCGGTTATGAATTGGGTTGTGTGGTTATGTTCAATGCTATTTTCCAACAGTTGTGGCGTGGTAATAACTTTGAGTTTTTATTGAATAATATTGTTTATGGGTATATTGCCATGTACGCTATTTTCTGGATATTGAAGAGATCTAATACGATTACGGAGTTGGGGGGTTATGAAGTGAGCAGTGAAGGTGGGGAGTTGGAAAGGCGGGTTTAG